CTTTTGTGCTCAATGCCAACATTGAAAAGCGCTTCCTGAAGAAAAAGGATGCTATCATCAGCTTTGTAGTGATGGATGCATTTCAACAGAATAACAACAACATCATTACCCAAACTGTCACCGGCTATTCCAACGCTTTGACGGGCACTAAAAGCCGGTATTTTTTATGTCAGCTGTCGTGGTTCCCACAGCGGTTTACGCGTAGCAAATCGGCGACGGGAACGCGCAGGGGAGATGGTAGCTTTGTGCAGTAAATGATAAAAATTTCCGTTTTGGATCAGCATTTCCAAATTAATTGTCTTATAATAAAGTGATAAAATATCAATATGTTGATTTTTAGTTAGTTAACCTTATGAAGATGCCATACTAGATAGTTCTATCGAAAAATTCCGTTTATGATACAGCTTTATCATACGTAAAGAGCAAAATTTGCGTGATGAAAAAGCGCATATCAGCACTCCTGGGATGTTTGTTAACAGTGTGTTTTGCTAATGCCCAGCAAATAACAGCAGCCCAGAGATTAGTGTTATCAACCAACGAAGACTCGCTTAACGCGGGGGTAGCCAAAAACAAAACAGTTATTTCCGGTTACGGATCGGCGTACTATCAAAGGAACTTCAACGAGCAGATGTCGTTTGCCACACTTGAGAGAGCCGTATTATTTGTGGGGCATCAGTTCAACGAAAAGATCGCGTTTTTCAGTGAGATGGAATTAGAGAATGCGAAAGCAGGAATAGGACAGGAGAACAATGGATTTACCGGAGAACTGGCATTTGAGCAGGCTTATCTTCGCTTTAACCTGAATCCACGCCAGTACCTGGTAGCAGGGTTATTTACACCGAGGATAGGATTGCTGAACGAGAATCACCTGCCCGTAAATTTCAACGGCGTTGAACGTCCGTTGGTAGAACAGGTAGTGATACCGGCCACCTGGCGCGAGCTGGGAGTAGGCTTTTACGGGCGACTGAAAAATCTGCCGCTGAATTATAGCATTGCTGTGGTAAACGGATTGGATGCTTCGAAGTTTGCACATGGTACGGGTATTAAGGAAGGCAGGGCAGAAGGCCAGGGGGCATTTGCCAACAACCTTGCTATTACTGCTTCCTTACAGTATTTCTGGAAAGATTTCAAATTCCAGGTATCCGGTTATGCAGGAGGAACAAACGGTTTGAACAAGCGGAAATCCGACAGCCTTTCACTGAACTATGGCATGGCTGCATTGCCGCTATACCTCGGAGAAGCAGATGTGCAATATGCACGGAATGGATTCGCCTTTAAACTGCTGGCTACTTCAATTTCTTTCCCGGATGCTAAGGATGTTAATAATGCTTACGCCAGCAATACCGCCAAAGGAATGTATGGCGCTTACCTGGAAGGAGCGTATAACCTGTTTGAAAAAAGCCACAGGCTGCAGAGACAGCAACTGAACCTCTTTGCCCGCTATGAGATGTTTGACCTTAACAATGCTACACCTGCCAATGCTATCTACGACGGAACCCAGCAACAACAGCATCTCATTGCCGGATTCAGTTATCTGCCAATTCCAAATGTGGTGATCAAAGCAGATGTACGACTTATGCATACCGGCGATGAAAACCCTGATCTGGTCATCAATCCAAGCCCCACCCGCGTTCCATATAAGAACAACAACACGTTTTTCAACATCGGAATAGGGTATTCTTTTTAAACAATTAAAGCTTAATACCATGAGCCATCTTAACCGGAGGAATTTCCTCAAAGACACCTGTAAGGCCTGTCTTGTTGGCGCCATGAGCCTTTCAGTAGTTGATTTACTGGAATCGTGCAGCACTATAAAAAGCTACAAAGCCACTATGGCTGGCAACCAGGTGGAGGTACCACTCACATTGTTCGATAAGGCCACGCTACAGGTGATAAGTCCGCGTAACTACGCGTATGAGATTGCCGTGAAAAAGCAGCCCGACAATAATTATGAGGCATTGCTGTTGCGTTGTACACACCAGCATAACCCACTTACGCCCACTGGTAACGGTTACGTATGTACGGTGCACGGCAGTCAGTTCGACAAAGATGGAAAGGTAAAGAAAGGCCCTGCGGCCACCCGTTTGCCACAATTAAGAACAGAAGTGCGGGACGCGAATCTTATCATTCATGTTTAATAACTAAGCGATGAAATTAATACAATATGCGCTGGCAGGCGCTTTCATGACCTGCCTGATTTCCTGCTCAAAAAGCGATAAGCCCAACACCGGCAATACAACAGATTTCAATACACTGAAAACAGGCTTTATCACTGATTTTACAGGCAAAACAGCTATTCCGGGATATAACGACCTGGCACAGAGGGCATCAGCCTTCAATGATAAAGTAACAATCCTGAAAGGAGCACCCACTGAAACCAATCTTGCTACAGCGAAGCAGGCATGGCGGGATATGCGTGCCACCTGGGAACAATGTGAAGGATTCTTATTCGGCCCCGTGGAAGATGATAACCTGGATCCCAGTATGGATACCTGGCCGGTGGATAAAGGAGAACTGGATGCTGTCATCAACAGCAGTAATGCCCTGGAGGTAAGTGATATTCAGAAACTGCCTTACTCGTTGCGGGGATATCACCCGATTGAATATATATTATGGGGCGCAGATGGAAGCCGCAAAGCGGCCGGCATCAACGCCCGGGAAATGAAATACATCAGCAGCCTGACTACAGATCTTAAACAGATCTGCGATCAGCTGGCCAATAGCTGGATCGCTTCCGGTGGTAATTACAGCAACAAATTACTCACTGCCGGGAACAGTGGAAACACCCTGTATCCCAAACGCCAGGATGTATTTATAGCAGTAGTAAGCGGAATGGCCGGTATCTGCGAAGAAGTAGGTAATAACAAGATGAAACAACCATTTGATCAGAAAGATGGCACTAAGGTGGAATCTCCTTTCAGTGGAAACTCTGTAACTGATTTTCGCAATAACATTGCCGGTGCTTATGCTGTCTACACAGGCACCTTCCTCGGTAGTCAAAGTACAGGGCTCAGTCAGGTGGTAGCCGCCAGAAATGCTGCCCTGAATAAAACAATCCAGGAAAAATTCCAGGCTGCTATCGCTTCCTTCGATGCTATCACGCTGCCGTATGAAAAAGCGATACTCGACAACGGACAACGTGTGCAATGCCAGAATACCATGAATGCTATCAATGCGCTGCAGGACGTACTGAGTAAAGATCTGAAAACATTTGTGATAAATAATATCACCGACTAGTAACAGCCATGCAGATAAGAAGAATTTATATGGCCGCACTGCTGCTGGCATCACCCGTGTTGCTGATGATGTGCAAAAAGCCGGATGCATTCAGGGAAGCAGACTATGACCCTCGCCTTACCGGTGGAGAGTCAACAGTATTCGATGTTACAAGTAAAGCGTTCGGACACAGTATTCCCGGTTTAAATAGCCTGGATCAGCATGTACACGATTTGGGCGACGAACAATCCGATCAGACTTTCGTTACCGCACCAGCTCCTGTGAACGCAGGACTGGGGCCTATCTACAACAATGTGAGCTGCAAGAGCTGTCATCATAACGATGGTAAAGGCAACCCAACTACCGGTCTGAATACTTCTTCGATGCTGGTAAGACTGAGCCTTCCCGGCGCCGATGAACATGGCGGTCCGCTGCCGGTGCCGGGTTTCGGACTGCAGCTGCAGGATCTGGCC
The genomic region above belongs to Chitinophaga sp. 180180018-3 and contains:
- a CDS encoding Rieske (2Fe-2S) protein, coding for MSHLNRRNFLKDTCKACLVGAMSLSVVDLLESCSTIKSYKATMAGNQVEVPLTLFDKATLQVISPRNYAYEIAVKKQPDNNYEALLLRCTHQHNPLTPTGNGYVCTVHGSQFDKDGKVKKGPAATRLPQLRTEVRDANLIIHV
- a CDS encoding imelysin family protein encodes the protein MKLIQYALAGAFMTCLISCSKSDKPNTGNTTDFNTLKTGFITDFTGKTAIPGYNDLAQRASAFNDKVTILKGAPTETNLATAKQAWRDMRATWEQCEGFLFGPVEDDNLDPSMDTWPVDKGELDAVINSSNALEVSDIQKLPYSLRGYHPIEYILWGADGSRKAAGINAREMKYISSLTTDLKQICDQLANSWIASGGNYSNKLLTAGNSGNTLYPKRQDVFIAVVSGMAGICEEVGNNKMKQPFDQKDGTKVESPFSGNSVTDFRNNIAGAYAVYTGTFLGSQSTGLSQVVAARNAALNKTIQEKFQAAIASFDAITLPYEKAILDNGQRVQCQNTMNAINALQDVLSKDLKTFVINNITD